One stretch of Scyliorhinus canicula chromosome 7, sScyCan1.1, whole genome shotgun sequence DNA includes these proteins:
- the oser1 gene encoding oxidative stress-responsive serine-rich protein 1 has product MESESKGGEDDESLQMAFKKLKVDSERAAPASVRINTETTTSRTCVRGSPDGAKPRTTCASKESWHGSTRKPARGAIRTQRRRRSKSPILHPPKFTYCSSAAPAASCQVKHSNQTEAYQGLSVQPPKECCKARQPEAVFGAKVPTVFSLESSEESAGGSGTESRSNSPHESPKLAVAGALESSQVAKNTSDFQSLSQLHLTDPCHCSPKEKECCCKRWQDVEVYSFTGLRSVISECEIATAEASRHTTPRRRTQTGSRVSGSPRSCSEEARTFVEDITIEDLSGYMEYYLYIPKKMSHMAEMMYT; this is encoded by the exons TGCTGCACCTGCATCAGTCCGCATAAATACCGAAACGACAACTTCAAGGACATGCGTGCGAGGCAGTCCCGATGGAGCTAAACCGAGGACAACGTGTGCTTCCAAAGAAAGCTGGCACGG TTCTACCAGAAAACCAGCACGGGGTGCCATCAGAACACAGCGAAGACGGCGCTCAAAATCACCAATTCTTCATCCTCCTAAATTTACCTATTGCAGTTCTGCAGCTCCTGCAGCCAGTTGTCAGGTGAAACACAGCAACCAAACAGAGGCTTACCAAGGCCTGTCTGTCCAACCTCCAAAAGAGTGCTGCAAAGCCAGACAGCCAGAAGCCGTGTTCGGTGCTAAGGTTCCTACCGTCTTCTCACTGGAATCATCAGAAGAGTCTGCTGGTGGCAGTGGCACTGAATCCCGCAGCAACTCCCCACACGAGTCTCCGAAACTAGCGGTGGCAGGAGCACTGGAGTCGAGTCAGGTGGCCAAGAACACCTCCGATTTCCAATCCCTCTCGCAGCTTCACCTGACCGATCCATGCCACTGCTCAccgaaggagaaagagtgctgcTGCAAGCGATGGCAAGACGTTGAGGTGTACTCCTTCACTGGGCTCCGCAGCGTCATATCGGAGTGCGAAATAGCCACAGCCGAGGCAAGCCGCCACACGACGCCTCGCAGAAGAACTCAGACgggctccagggtctctggttcccCGCGTTCCTGCTCCGAGGAAGCCAGGACATTTGTCGAAGACATCACAATCGAAGACCTTTCGGGATATATGGAATATTACCTGTACATCCCAAAGAAAATGTCACACATGGCAGAAATGATGTACACTTAA